The following proteins are co-located in the Planococcus plakortidis genome:
- a CDS encoding GNAT family N-acetyltransferase, whose amino-acid sequence MAWKSYQFDDFTAQALYNILKLRVEVFVVEQNCPYPELDGLDEVSTHIVYEENGEVLAYARLVPAGKKYDAPSIGRVIVRKEARGRGLAKELLERSIRYIAEQWEEPEIQLQGQVYLKDFYGSFGFEAISDVYDEDGIPHVDMKRSAAKTAG is encoded by the coding sequence CAAGCATTATACAATATCTTAAAGCTGCGTGTCGAAGTATTTGTTGTAGAACAGAATTGCCCGTATCCCGAATTGGACGGGCTCGACGAAGTTTCAACCCACATCGTTTATGAGGAAAATGGCGAAGTGCTTGCCTATGCCCGGCTGGTGCCTGCAGGGAAGAAATACGATGCGCCATCGATCGGCCGCGTCATCGTCCGGAAAGAGGCGCGTGGCCGTGGGCTGGCGAAAGAACTCCTTGAACGCTCCATCCGCTATATCGCCGAGCAATGGGAAGAACCCGAAATCCAATTGCAGGGGCAAGTGTATTTGAAAGATTTCTATGGTTCATTCGGCTTTGAAGCGATTTCAGATGTTTATGACGAGGATGGCATCCCGCATGTCGACATGAAACGTTCGGCTGCCAAAACAGCTGGCTGA